In Candidatus Vogelbacteria bacterium, the following proteins share a genomic window:
- a CDS encoding ZIP family metal transporter: protein MLYILLASFVVMTASLVGVILLWKSLGDFIEKNLRYLVSLSAGVFLVISFQLTSETLEHSTTIATGLGWIVVGLVGIYGLFKLLPSFHHHHDKSGESHPHSQLDVKRIIIGDAIHNIADGILLVSSFAVNPALGVITTISIFFHEVIQEMSEFFVMRQSGYSVKKALLVNFAVSSTILIGSLGSFFLLEKFEILEVPLLGISAGVFLLVVFFDLIPHSVRHSEKRIHHITHIICFLVGIALMALVLSLTPHAHGDEENHHPEDLHLESGLDLGTTTINPIN, encoded by the coding sequence ATGCTTTATATTCTGTTAGCCTCTTTCGTTGTGATGACCGCCTCCCTGGTTGGAGTAATTTTACTTTGGAAAAGTTTAGGTGACTTTATTGAAAAAAATCTAAGATACCTGGTTAGTCTATCAGCTGGGGTATTTTTAGTTATCTCTTTTCAACTAACCTCTGAGACTCTCGAACACTCTACCACTATCGCCACCGGTCTTGGTTGGATTGTGGTTGGTTTGGTGGGTATCTATGGATTATTTAAACTACTTCCCTCTTTCCACCACCACCATGACAAGTCAGGTGAAAGTCATCCCCACTCTCAACTTGATGTTAAAAGAATTATTATAGGAGACGCCATTCACAATATCGCTGACGGTATATTACTAGTAAGTTCTTTTGCTGTTAACCCTGCACTGGGAGTAATCACAACCATTAGTATTTTTTTCCATGAAGTAATCCAGGAAATGTCAGAGTTTTTTGTTATGAGACAATCTGGATATTCGGTTAAAAAAGCTCTTTTAGTAAATTTCGCCGTGTCATCCACCATCTTGATTGGTTCCTTGGGATCTTTTTTCTTACTAGAAAAATTCGAGATACTAGAAGTTCCTCTCCTAGGAATTTCAGCTGGGGTATTTTTACTAGTTGTCTTTTTTGACCTTATTCCTCACTCTGTCAGACATTCGGAAAAAAGAATCCATCATATTACCCACATTATCTGTTTCTTGGTCGGAATAGCCCTAATGGCTTTAGTTTTATCTTTGACACCACATGCTCACGGTGACGAAGAAAACCACCACCCTGAAGACCTCCACCTTGAGTCAGGTTTAGACCTAGGGACTACTACAATCAATCCAATAAACTAA
- the mltG gene encoding endolytic transglycosylase MltG has translation MKKKVNRLLVVATFLVGVVVVVVAFSFNQDSQIVTLNTNLDLVKGEIKDDPVDKEFDLFFDNLPLNQVQDLIIDNVASVNNAINPSIKYVHITQGLRKEQVAERFGKVLDWPQTEMDQFANADHPNGLPNSEGYYYPGTYAVYKGENSASASKKMFDRFEEEVTSRYGTSTAKIININTALKIASLIEREAAGKHDMRLISGIIWNRVFSGMNLEIDATLQYAKGTEENGWWPMVYSKDKYIDSPYNTYKHSGFPPTAISNPGLASVYAALNPQKTDCIFYLHDTRRQIHCTKTYAAHKKNIEKYY, from the coding sequence ATGAAAAAAAAGGTTAATCGTCTCTTAGTGGTTGCCACTTTTCTGGTCGGCGTCGTAGTCGTGGTGGTGGCTTTTTCCTTTAACCAAGATTCACAAATTGTGACCCTTAATACCAATCTTGATCTGGTAAAGGGGGAGATCAAAGATGATCCTGTTGATAAAGAATTTGATTTATTTTTTGATAATTTACCCCTTAACCAAGTACAGGATCTTATTATTGATAATGTGGCTAGTGTAAATAACGCCATTAACCCTAGTATTAAATATGTTCACATCACACAGGGTTTGCGAAAGGAGCAAGTAGCAGAAAGATTTGGAAAGGTTTTAGATTGGCCTCAGACAGAGATGGATCAGTTTGCTAACGCTGACCACCCAAACGGTCTACCTAATAGTGAGGGGTATTATTATCCTGGCACATATGCTGTTTACAAGGGAGAGAATAGTGCTTCGGCGAGTAAAAAAATGTTTGATCGCTTTGAAGAGGAAGTTACCAGTAGGTATGGTACCTCTACGGCTAAAATAATAAATATCAATACTGCCTTAAAAATAGCCTCATTAATTGAAAGAGAGGCGGCTGGGAAACACGATATGCGCCTGATCTCTGGCATTATCTGGAATAGAGTATTTTCTGGGATGAATTTGGAAATTGATGCTACTTTACAGTATGCAAAAGGCACCGAAGAAAACGGCTGGTGGCCAATGGTTTATTCAAAAGATAAATACATTGATTCTCCTTACAATACTTATAAACACTCCGGCTTCCCACCCACTGCTATTTCTAACCCTGGTTTAGCCTCAGTTTACGCGGCTTTGAATCCTCAAAAGACTGATTGTATTTTTTATCTACACGATACCCGCCGACAAATTCACTGCACTAAGACATATGCAGCTCATAAGAAAAATATTGAAAAATATTACTAG
- a CDS encoding HD domain-containing protein, protein MTKKDLQQITHFVYEMGIHQKTPRSGLWFLGSGKQSVAEHLFRTTMIAYALCYLTPKADKHKVIFMALVHDIGEGRVSDLNYVHQRYGRLAEGNAVKDIAVSVPFGKEIEQAYLEEQAKETLEARLVKDADNLEWLATMREEETKGNAKAKSWALDASKRMKTPAGKEIAKLLLSTHPDDWWHDDKDPWWIDRTKSHQKWKPAKKTNQKRQK, encoded by the coding sequence ATGACTAAGAAAGACCTCCAGCAAATCACCCACTTTGTTTACGAAATGGGAATTCATCAAAAAACACCTCGCTCTGGTCTGTGGTTCCTTGGTAGTGGCAAACAATCAGTGGCTGAACATCTTTTCCGTACCACCATGATCGCTTATGCTTTGTGCTATCTAACTCCTAAAGCCGATAAACATAAAGTTATTTTCATGGCTCTTGTCCATGATATCGGTGAGGGTCGAGTTTCCGACCTTAACTATGTTCACCAGCGTTATGGTCGGTTGGCGGAGGGCAACGCCGTTAAAGATATCGCTGTCAGTGTCCCTTTCGGTAAAGAAATCGAACAAGCTTATTTGGAAGAACAAGCTAAAGAAACTTTGGAAGCTAGGCTTGTTAAAGATGCAGACAATTTAGAATGGCTGGCCACCATGCGGGAAGAAGAAACTAAAGGTAACGCCAAGGCTAAAAGTTGGGCTCTAGATGCTTCCAAACGCATGAAAACACCAGCTGGTAAGGAGATTGCTAAACTCTTACTCTCTACCCACCCAGACGACTGGTGGCACGATGACAAGGACCCTTGGTGGATAGATAGGACCAAGTCTCACCAAAAATGGAAACCGGCCAAAAAAACCAACCAAAAAAGACAGAAATAA
- a CDS encoding class I tRNA ligase family protein produces the protein MAVPKKLTEYDHKKIEKKWQTTWTKTGLYKTEETSKKPKCYVLDMFPYPSGEGLHVGHPKGYIATDIYSRFKRMNGFNVLHPMGWDAFGLPAENYAIKNKVHPKLAVTKNIKRYKEQLSMIGFNYDWKREIDTTDPEYYKWTQWIFLQLYKKGLAYESFEPINWCPSCQTGLANEDVEDGKCERCSTVVEKKPMRQWVLKITKYADRLLKDLETLDWPNSIKESQKNWIGKSEGALIKFPLAGITGEADGKYSVEVFTTRPDTIFGVTFVAIAPELAKKWQEMGWQTEDKVKKYIDQVLIDRAKTTFKDNPEKTGIFAGVYAINPANQEKVPVWITNYVLGDVGTGAIMAVPAHDERDFEFAKKYLLPVQQVVVPVRIDKKNPPQSGKKNVERKTIHALVVNPKTGKLLCLKWKNFPWTGFVVGGVDEGEDIVIAARREVLEETGYKNLKLVRTLGGLVRGEYFAAHKDENRIALSNAILFELQNEDREPVSDEESDKHEVVWLDPKTINQDNFTCAELDLWFARINNENEAYSGSGVLVNSGKFTGLESEKSVKDIVKAVGGKLTSTYKLKDWVFSRQRYWGEPIPVIHCGKCGVVPVPEKDLPVKLPEVKSYAPTGTGESPLADIAKWVNTKCPTCKGPAKRETNTMPQWAGSSWYYLRFMDPKNKKTLVDPKKEKYWAPVDMYVGGSEHATRHLIYARFWHKFLYDIKTVSTKEPFKRIGKNLGLILGADGRKMSKRWGNVINPDDVIKLYGADTLRLYEMFMGPFDQEIAWNTDSMIGSRRFLEKVWRLQSKVTTKTTLPEATEILLNQTIKKVEADIESFNFNTAVSTLMILVNNLETLELVPVSAYQTLLLLLAPFSPHVADELWGSTGNKKSIHLAGWPKYNKRKLVSDLVTIVVQVNSKVRDTFEAKRGLSQIEIEKLAISRESVQKWLTGEEFKKVIFVPDKLINIVV, from the coding sequence ATGGCCGTTCCGAAAAAGCTCACAGAGTACGACCACAAAAAGATTGAAAAAAAGTGGCAAACCACTTGGACGAAAACTGGTCTCTACAAAACTGAAGAAACTTCTAAAAAACCAAAGTGTTATGTTCTTGATATGTTTCCTTATCCATCGGGAGAAGGTCTACATGTAGGTCATCCAAAAGGTTATATAGCAACTGATATTTATTCTCGTTTTAAAAGAATGAATGGTTTTAATGTTTTGCATCCGATGGGTTGGGATGCTTTTGGGTTACCGGCGGAAAATTATGCTATTAAAAACAAAGTCCACCCTAAATTAGCGGTTACCAAAAATATTAAACGGTACAAAGAACAGTTGTCGATGATTGGTTTCAATTATGATTGGAAGCGAGAAATCGATACAACCGACCCTGAATATTACAAATGGACTCAATGGATTTTTTTACAGTTATACAAAAAAGGTTTAGCTTATGAATCTTTTGAACCAATCAATTGGTGTCCATCTTGTCAGACAGGCTTAGCTAACGAAGACGTAGAAGATGGAAAGTGTGAGCGTTGTAGTACGGTAGTAGAAAAAAAGCCAATGCGCCAGTGGGTGCTGAAAATTACCAAATACGCTGATCGTTTACTGAAAGACTTGGAAACTTTAGATTGGCCAAATTCAATCAAAGAATCTCAGAAAAATTGGATTGGTAAAAGTGAGGGGGCGTTAATAAAATTTCCTCTAGCTGGTATTACTGGTGAAGCGGATGGTAAATATTCAGTAGAAGTCTTTACTACCAGACCAGATACTATTTTTGGTGTGACTTTTGTGGCTATTGCTCCAGAGTTGGCTAAAAAATGGCAAGAGATGGGTTGGCAGACTGAAGACAAAGTAAAAAAATACATTGACCAAGTTTTGATTGATCGGGCTAAAACTACCTTCAAAGATAACCCAGAGAAGACGGGTATTTTCGCTGGTGTCTACGCGATCAATCCAGCCAATCAAGAAAAAGTGCCAGTTTGGATTACTAATTACGTGTTAGGTGACGTTGGGACTGGAGCGATTATGGCTGTGCCTGCCCACGATGAACGAGATTTTGAGTTTGCTAAAAAATATTTGTTACCTGTACAGCAGGTAGTAGTTCCAGTACGGATAGACAAAAAGAACCCACCACAGAGTGGTAAAAAAAATGTTGAAAGAAAAACCATTCATGCGTTGGTTGTTAACCCAAAAACAGGGAAACTTCTATGTCTTAAGTGGAAAAATTTTCCATGGACTGGTTTTGTGGTTGGTGGTGTAGATGAAGGAGAAGATATTGTGATCGCTGCTCGACGAGAAGTTCTTGAAGAGACGGGTTATAAAAATTTAAAATTAGTTCGTACTTTAGGAGGCTTGGTGCGTGGAGAATATTTTGCAGCTCACAAAGATGAAAACAGGATTGCCCTTTCTAATGCAATTTTATTTGAACTTCAAAACGAAGATCGTGAGCCTGTTTCTGATGAGGAGAGTGATAAACACGAGGTGGTGTGGCTTGATCCAAAAACCATAAATCAAGATAATTTTACTTGCGCGGAATTAGATTTGTGGTTTGCGCGTATAAATAATGAAAATGAAGCTTACTCTGGTTCAGGTGTATTGGTTAACTCTGGAAAATTCACTGGTTTGGAATCCGAGAAGTCTGTAAAAGATATTGTAAAAGCAGTAGGTGGAAAATTAACTTCTACCTACAAACTAAAAGATTGGGTTTTTTCTCGACAGCGTTATTGGGGTGAGCCAATCCCGGTTATTCACTGTGGTAAGTGTGGGGTCGTTCCTGTTCCAGAGAAAGATTTACCGGTCAAATTACCAGAGGTAAAAAGTTATGCGCCAACTGGGACTGGTGAATCACCGCTCGCTGATATTGCTAAGTGGGTGAATACTAAATGTCCGACTTGTAAGGGTCCAGCTAAACGAGAGACTAATACTATGCCTCAATGGGCCGGTTCTTCTTGGTATTATTTGCGGTTTATGGATCCTAAAAATAAAAAAACATTAGTTGATCCTAAAAAGGAAAAATACTGGGCACCAGTCGATATGTATGTTGGTGGTTCAGAACACGCGACCAGACACCTGATCTATGCTCGTTTTTGGCATAAGTTTTTATATGACATCAAAACAGTCTCAACTAAGGAGCCATTTAAGCGAATTGGTAAAAATTTAGGTTTAATCTTGGGCGCTGATGGCCGCAAAATGAGTAAACGTTGGGGGAATGTTATCAACCCGGATGATGTGATCAAACTTTATGGAGCTGACACTCTCCGTTTGTATGAAATGTTCATGGGACCTTTTGATCAAGAAATTGCTTGGAATACAGATAGTATGATTGGCAGTCGGAGGTTCCTAGAAAAGGTTTGGCGTCTGCAATCTAAGGTTACAACTAAAACTACCTTGCCTGAAGCTACTGAAATTCTACTAAATCAAACTATTAAAAAAGTTGAAGCAGATATTGAGTCATTTAACTTTAATACTGCTGTTTCAACTCTAATGATCTTAGTTAATAATTTGGAGACTTTGGAGTTAGTGCCAGTGTCAGCTTACCAAACCCTACTTTTACTACTGGCCCCCTTTTCACCCCATGTCGCCGACGAGCTGTGGGGGTCTACTGGTAACAAGAAATCAATTCACTTAGCTGGCTGGCCAAAATATAATAAACGTAAGTTAGTATCTGATTTAGTGACTATTGTGGTGCAAGTTAATAGCAAGGTTCGTGATACTTTTGAAGCCAAAAGGGGATTAAGTCAGATTGAAATTGAAAAGCTGGCTATTAGCCGTGAGAGTGTTCAGAAATGGTTAACTGGTGAAGAATTTAAGAAGGTTATTTTTGTGCCAGATAAGCTTATCAACATAGTAGTCTAG
- a CDS encoding 3'-5' exonuclease, whose translation MKKHNLAFVDVETTGTDPFKHEIIEIAGIIARQVPQPDRGAKLEIIEEFEFKIKPEHLEVAEPQALRINGYTDADWLFAPSLKEVMTALSPKLKDTVIVGQNVNFDWNFVNQGFLKSDLPNPMHYHKIDIMPIFFARTYHDPKVQWFNLGSITEYFGLKNDKAHTALADIRVTYEIYKKLLNV comes from the coding sequence ATGAAAAAACACAATTTAGCTTTTGTTGATGTGGAAACGACCGGAACCGATCCATTTAAGCATGAAATAATTGAAATCGCCGGCATTATTGCTCGCCAAGTACCACAACCAGACCGTGGGGCCAAACTAGAAATAATCGAGGAGTTTGAATTTAAAATAAAACCAGAACATCTCGAGGTGGCTGAACCTCAGGCTTTGCGGATTAATGGTTATACGGACGCTGATTGGTTATTTGCACCGAGCTTGAAAGAAGTGATGACCGCCTTATCTCCTAAACTAAAAGATACTGTTATAGTTGGTCAAAATGTAAATTTCGACTGGAACTTTGTTAACCAAGGCTTTCTAAAATCAGATTTACCGAACCCGATGCATTATCATAAAATCGATATCATGCCGATTTTCTTCGCTCGGACTTACCATGATCCTAAAGTGCAATGGTTTAATCTGGGCTCAATTACCGAATATTTTGGCCTCAAAAATGACAAAGCTCATACCGCTTTAGCTGATATTAGAGTCACTTACGAAATTTATAAAAAGCTTTTAAATGTCTAG
- a CDS encoding transcriptional repressor — protein sequence MEKATVDQILKQYGLKITTARRLVIASLQIISKPVTAEELQKIVGQEVDPATTYRVLQKLVEKGVVYQTDFRDRKAYYEYQGKHHHHVVCTKCGTKEETDICIDTKKVSKNLKNFARLNSHILEFFGVCNKCSSC from the coding sequence ATGGAAAAAGCAACTGTTGATCAAATACTTAAACAATACGGACTAAAAATAACCACCGCTAGAAGGTTGGTCATTGCTAGTCTGCAGATTATAAGTAAGCCGGTGACGGCTGAGGAGTTGCAAAAAATTGTAGGTCAAGAGGTGGATCCAGCTACTACCTATCGAGTCTTACAAAAACTAGTTGAAAAGGGAGTTGTCTATCAAACTGATTTTCGAGATAGAAAAGCTTACTACGAATATCAAGGTAAACATCACCATCATGTGGTGTGTACAAAATGTGGCACAAAAGAAGAAACGGATATTTGTATTGACACTAAAAAGGTTAGTAAAAACCTTAAGAACTTCGCTCGTCTTAATAGTCATATACTGGAATTTTTTGGGGTATGTAATAAGTGTTCAAGCTGTTAA
- the ychF gene encoding redox-regulated ATPase YchF, with translation MGLSIGIVGLPNVGKSTLFNALTKKSVPAENYPFCTIDPSVGVVAVPDERLYKLAEFSKSAKTVPAAVEFVDIAGLVKGASEGEGLGNQFLQHIREVDAIAQVVRIFEDGNITHVSGKVDPMSDVETINLELILADLQTITKRLGNISREVKRGDKEAVAENIVLEKIKSALEAGQLASAVSLDDKEEIYRRNMHLLSAKPIMYVLNQKSGSPQADTARFEEFLKTSGAKFVTVDARIEHELSELEAGDKEEFKQELGVENDGVNDLIKTSYDLLGLMSYFTTGADETRGWTIKKNSTAPVAGMAIHTDFKDKFIRAEVVNWQKLLEAGSMGKARELGLVRTEGKEYIVQDGDCVEFKI, from the coding sequence ATGGGATTATCGATCGGAATTGTCGGGTTACCAAACGTTGGAAAATCGACGCTGTTTAATGCGCTGACTAAAAAAAGTGTCCCAGCGGAGAATTATCCGTTTTGTACTATTGATCCGTCAGTAGGTGTGGTCGCTGTACCAGATGAAAGGCTTTACAAACTAGCTGAGTTTTCTAAATCAGCCAAAACAGTGCCGGCGGCGGTTGAGTTTGTTGATATTGCTGGTCTGGTCAAAGGCGCTTCGGAAGGTGAAGGTCTGGGAAATCAATTTCTTCAACATATTCGCGAGGTAGATGCTATTGCCCAAGTGGTACGGATATTTGAAGATGGGAATATTACTCACGTGTCTGGAAAAGTCGATCCGATGTCTGATGTGGAGACTATCAACCTAGAACTCATTTTAGCTGATTTACAAACCATTACTAAACGACTAGGTAATATCAGTCGAGAAGTAAAAAGGGGTGATAAAGAAGCCGTGGCTGAAAATATTGTTTTAGAAAAAATTAAATCAGCCTTAGAAGCTGGTCAGCTAGCCTCGGCTGTCTCTTTAGATGACAAAGAGGAAATTTATCGACGCAATATGCATTTATTGTCGGCTAAACCGATTATGTATGTTTTGAACCAGAAATCTGGTTCACCTCAAGCAGATACAGCTCGGTTTGAAGAATTTTTAAAAACATCTGGAGCGAAATTTGTGACCGTCGATGCCAGAATTGAACACGAATTGTCAGAGTTGGAAGCGGGGGACAAAGAAGAATTCAAACAAGAGTTGGGTGTAGAAAATGATGGGGTTAATGATTTGATTAAAACTAGTTATGACCTTTTAGGTCTGATGAGTTATTTTACGACCGGTGCAGACGAAACACGTGGTTGGACTATTAAGAAAAATTCGACCGCCCCAGTGGCTGGTATGGCAATCCATACTGATTTTAAAGATAAGTTTATTCGCGCGGAGGTGGTCAATTGGCAGAAACTTTTAGAAGCTGGATCGATGGGTAAAGCGCGAGAACTTGGTCTGGTTCGCACTGAAGGTAAAGAATATATTGTCCAAGACGGTGATTGTGTCGAGTTTAAAATCTAG
- a CDS encoding class I SAM-dependent methyltransferase gives MDPNLTNFFDDHWRKSLEDHESASILPQLETFGPYFNGKKGRVLDLGSGRGQHALWFARHGWHADAFDLSSVAVEHLQKVATFWKRFYPEGSVEARVADVGVTDLTRQYDAITLFNLSHYFSVEKWRELVDRCRDHTVSGGVHLLHIHLDSECASVIRQIHNVYPPMFFREEEICGQYRDWEVLESRLENDLAPTPVGPQPHRLLWLVVRKP, from the coding sequence GTGGATCCTAACCTAACCAACTTCTTTGACGACCATTGGCGAAAGTCTTTAGAGGACCACGAAAGCGCTTCTATCTTACCTCAACTGGAGACATTCGGCCCTTATTTCAATGGAAAGAAAGGTCGAGTACTCGATCTTGGCTCGGGGCGAGGACAACACGCTTTGTGGTTTGCACGGCATGGTTGGCACGCAGACGCTTTCGATTTGTCGAGTGTAGCAGTTGAACATCTTCAAAAGGTGGCTACCTTTTGGAAACGTTTCTATCCAGAGGGTTCTGTTGAAGCACGGGTTGCGGATGTGGGAGTGACTGACTTAACCCGTCAATACGATGCGATTACGCTTTTCAACTTGTCTCACTATTTCTCAGTCGAGAAATGGAGAGAACTCGTTGATCGGTGCCGGGACCACACTGTCTCGGGAGGGGTACATCTTCTCCATATTCATTTAGATAGCGAATGCGCAAGCGTAATTAGACAAATTCACAATGTCTATCCGCCCATGTTTTTCCGAGAAGAAGAAATTTGCGGGCAGTACCGTGACTGGGAAGTTCTGGAATCTCGTCTGGAAAATGACTTAGCGCCGACGCCAGTAGGTCCGCAACCCCATCGCCTTTTGTGGTTAGTGGTTCGTAAACCATAA
- the mltG gene encoding endolytic transglycosylase MltG: protein MESPLPVGSIIPESPETGLNEEPAFLAWIPRWIHILTGVVVASTLLSGVIYYVLLSPPEDFETGGYVRIAKGSTIPDTAQYLFDRSFIRSRTVFKILMRSPLADNKMVAGDYLFDKPLSTISITKRLANGDFNLKQFKVTIPEGVTVKVIADILADNVSNFNKTVFYNLASSSEGYLFPDTYFISPLANESEIMQMMRSNFFSKTTSLRPTILLSARGEKEIITMASLVELEASKFEDQKMVAGILWNRFDIGMRLQVDAVFPYIIGKNTFQVTTKDLQFDSPYNTYKYKGLPPGPIGNPGLQSIKAVLNPTPSDYIYYLSDLEGNFHYAKTHEEHVKNKAKYLR from the coding sequence ATGGAGTCACCTTTACCTGTGGGTAGTATTATTCCCGAATCACCTGAGACTGGTTTAAATGAAGAACCAGCTTTTTTAGCTTGGATTCCAAGATGGATTCATATTCTAACTGGAGTGGTGGTGGCCAGTACTCTTTTGTCTGGTGTCATTTACTATGTTTTGCTATCTCCTCCAGAAGATTTTGAAACTGGTGGTTATGTTCGGATTGCTAAAGGTTCTACTATTCCAGACACTGCTCAATATCTTTTCGATCGATCTTTTATTCGGTCAAGGACGGTTTTTAAGATTTTAATGCGCTCGCCGTTGGCTGATAATAAAATGGTGGCTGGTGATTATTTGTTTGATAAACCACTCTCTACTATTAGTATTACCAAACGTTTAGCCAATGGTGATTTTAATTTAAAACAGTTTAAGGTCACTATCCCAGAAGGGGTAACTGTTAAAGTGATTGCTGATATTTTAGCTGATAATGTTTCTAACTTTAATAAAACAGTATTTTATAACCTAGCCTCATCATCTGAAGGTTATTTGTTTCCAGATACTTATTTCATCTCTCCTTTAGCTAATGAGAGTGAGATTATGCAGATGATGAGGAGTAATTTTTTCAGTAAGACAACATCACTACGACCTACTATTTTACTGTCAGCTCGAGGCGAAAAAGAAATAATCACCATGGCTTCTTTGGTTGAATTGGAAGCCTCTAAATTTGAAGATCAAAAAATGGTAGCTGGTATTTTGTGGAATCGGTTTGATATTGGTATGCGGTTACAAGTAGACGCTGTTTTTCCTTATATTATTGGCAAAAATACTTTTCAAGTAACCACCAAGGACCTCCAATTTGATTCTCCTTACAACACTTACAAATACAAAGGTTTACCACCGGGGCCAATTGGTAATCCTGGTCTACAATCTATCAAGGCGGTGTTGAATCCTACCCCATCTGATTATATTTATTACCTCTCTGATCTAGAAGGAAATTTTCATTATGCGAAAACCCACGAAGAACACGTAAAAAACAAAGCAAAGTATTTACGTTAG
- a CDS encoding YibE/F family protein — translation MMAPNRFLIKQAFRGAVVTSFFFGLLILGFWLIPTVSSAQELHLDYQGTYRGKVIEILAEEWREIPGTETDHLYQTIKAEILDGPQVGKILTIENDYLELDKGNKFYFNYNIDLGGQETYGIVNIDRRDSLILLTTIFILAVVVFGGWQGVRALFALVGSFFVIVFILMPGLLNGWNPLLASFLVASGILFAAIFFTHGFNRESAVAYGGTMIAVLLTGIFAILAVHWTDLSGFAAEESVYLNFNTQGSLDFTALLLGAIIIGVLGVLDDIAVTQAAVVTELFNSNPKITRQEAYKRALRVGREHVGALVNTLVLAYTGAALPLLLYFYLSPVSFGATVNSEIFATEIVRMIVGSIGLIMTVPIVTLLAVIYLKDYKPKDGKTHSHH, via the coding sequence ATGATGGCTCCCAATAGATTTTTAATTAAGCAGGCTTTTAGAGGTGCTGTTGTAACTAGTTTCTTTTTTGGTCTGTTAATTTTAGGGTTTTGGTTAATACCAACCGTTAGTAGTGCTCAAGAATTGCACCTTGATTATCAAGGAACTTATCGAGGCAAAGTCATAGAGATTCTTGCTGAAGAGTGGAGAGAGATTCCTGGAACTGAAACTGATCACTTATATCAGACTATTAAAGCGGAAATACTTGATGGTCCTCAAGTGGGAAAAATTTTAACAATTGAAAATGATTACCTAGAATTAGATAAAGGGAATAAATTTTATTTTAATTACAATATCGACCTAGGTGGTCAAGAGACTTACGGGATAGTAAACATTGACCGTCGGGATTCTCTAATCTTACTAACTACCATCTTTATTTTAGCGGTGGTGGTTTTTGGTGGTTGGCAGGGAGTGAGGGCCTTGTTTGCTTTGGTGGGTAGTTTTTTTGTGATTGTTTTTATTTTAATGCCAGGGTTGCTAAATGGGTGGAACCCACTGTTGGCTAGTTTTTTGGTGGCCTCAGGGATTCTTTTTGCGGCTATCTTTTTTACTCATGGATTCAATCGAGAATCAGCGGTAGCGTATGGAGGGACAATGATAGCCGTTTTACTTACTGGAATTTTTGCTATCTTAGCTGTTCACTGGACGGACTTGTCTGGTTTTGCCGCTGAAGAATCTGTCTACCTGAATTTTAACACTCAAGGTTCTTTGGATTTTACAGCTCTACTTTTAGGGGCAATTATTATTGGAGTGCTGGGAGTGCTGGATGATATTGCAGTGACTCAAGCCGCGGTGGTAACAGAATTATTTAATAGTAATCCCAAAATAACTAGACAAGAGGCTTATAAACGAGCTTTGCGAGTTGGTCGTGAACATGTGGGGGCGCTGGTTAATACTCTCGTCTTGGCTTATACCGGAGCGGCCTTACCACTACTCTTATATTTTTATTTATCGCCGGTTAGTTTTGGGGCGACTGTAAACTCTGAAATATTTGCAACGGAGATTGTCCGAATGATTGTTGGGAGTATCGGTTTAATTATGACTGTCCCAATCGTGACTCTATTGGCTGTTATCTATCTTAAAGATTACAAACCTAAAGATGGAAAGACTCATAGTCATCACTAG